One stretch of Segatella copri DNA includes these proteins:
- a CDS encoding aldose epimerase family protein, translating to MNTEPANKCGLKREDFQTTVNGKKTDLFVLRNKQGNEVAVTNYGGAVVAIMMPDKDGNYANLIQGHDNIQDVINSPEPFLSVLIGRYGNRIKEGKFILHGKEYHLACNDGPNHLHGGPTGFHTKVWDATRMSDSAVVLKYTSPYGEEGFTGELTVWVAYTLTDDNEFVIKYQATTNKTTICNLTHHAFFSIQGIANPTPTVDNIICEVNANYYLPIDKYSIPTGEILKVEGTPFDFRTPKPIGQDINADNEQIKNGQGYDHNYVLNKTEEGELSFAARIKDPVSCRTMEVYTTEPGLQMYTGNFLAGISGQFGATFPRRSAVCFEAQKFPDTPNHTYFPSCRLNPGETYTQKTIYKFGIDK from the coding sequence ATGAATACAGAACCAGCAAATAAGTGTGGTTTGAAAAGAGAAGATTTTCAGACCACAGTGAATGGCAAGAAGACTGATCTCTTCGTGTTGAGAAACAAGCAAGGCAACGAAGTTGCAGTGACTAACTATGGTGGAGCAGTCGTAGCCATCATGATGCCTGACAAGGATGGCAACTATGCCAACCTCATCCAGGGTCATGACAACATACAGGACGTCATCAATTCACCAGAGCCATTCTTGAGTGTGCTCATCGGTCGTTATGGCAACCGTATTAAAGAAGGCAAGTTCATACTTCACGGCAAGGAGTATCACTTGGCATGCAACGATGGTCCCAACCACCTGCATGGTGGACCTACAGGTTTCCATACCAAAGTTTGGGATGCAACCCGCATGAGTGATAGCGCTGTCGTATTGAAATACACAAGCCCTTATGGTGAAGAAGGCTTCACTGGTGAGTTGACAGTTTGGGTAGCTTACACATTGACCGACGACAATGAGTTCGTTATCAAGTATCAGGCTACAACCAACAAGACAACCATCTGCAACCTGACACATCACGCTTTCTTCTCAATCCAGGGTATTGCTAATCCTACCCCAACAGTTGACAATATCATCTGTGAGGTAAACGCAAACTACTATCTCCCTATTGATAAGTATTCTATCCCTACAGGTGAGATTTTGAAGGTTGAGGGCACACCATTCGATTTCCGTACACCAAAGCCAATTGGTCAGGACATCAATGCAGACAACGAGCAGATCAAGAATGGTCAGGGCTATGACCACAACTATGTATTGAACAAGACAGAAGAAGGTGAGTTGAGTTTCGCTGCCCGTATAAAAGACCCTGTAAGCTGCCGTACCATGGAGGTTTATACCACAGAACCAGGTTTGCAGATGTACACAGGTAATTTCCTTGCAGGTATCTCAGGACAGTTTGGTGCAACATTCCCACGTCGCAGTGCAGTCTGCTTCGAGGCACAGAAGTTCCCAGACACTCCAAATCACACCTATTTCCCAAGTTGCAGATTAAATCCGGGTGAAACATACACCCAGAAGACAATCTATAAGTTTGGAATTGACAAATAA
- a CDS encoding bifunctional folylpolyglutamate synthase/dihydrofolate synthase, protein MNYQETVEYLFTSTPVFEKIGAKAYKPGLDTMYKMDEHFGHPHNQYKCIHIAGTNGKGSSSHTLAAILQSQGYKVGLFTSPHLIDFRERIRVNGEMVSEEYVIDFVENNRNFFEPLHPSFFELTTMMAFQYFAEQKVDFAVIEVGLGGRLDSTNIITPILSVITNISFDHTQFLGNTLGEIAGEKAGIIKPQIPVVIGEWNEETQPVFIKKAHEQNSPIHFAHATDADMNFELKGNYQKKNYCTISTAVECLKEEGIEIKDESIKNGFEHVCELTGLRGRWEKLNEHPLTICDTGHNLAGWEYLEPQIASVKADTKHIVFGMVDDKDVEHVMGLLEKLPKESTIFYWTQPSTKRAIPVDKLYGYAQKHSLNGTCYQTIAQAFNKAKANAKKDDFIFIGGSSYVVADLLSESF, encoded by the coding sequence ATGAATTATCAAGAAACTGTTGAATATCTTTTCACCAGCACGCCGGTTTTTGAAAAGATTGGAGCCAAGGCATACAAACCTGGGCTTGATACGATGTATAAAATGGATGAACACTTCGGACATCCTCATAACCAATATAAATGTATCCACATTGCAGGAACCAACGGAAAAGGTTCATCATCCCATACCCTTGCTGCAATCCTGCAGAGCCAGGGCTATAAGGTCGGCCTGTTCACATCTCCACATCTTATAGATTTCAGAGAACGCATTCGCGTAAATGGTGAGATGGTAAGCGAAGAGTATGTAATCGACTTTGTAGAAAACAACCGGAATTTCTTCGAACCGCTACATCCTTCGTTCTTTGAACTGACCACCATGATGGCATTTCAGTATTTTGCAGAACAAAAGGTAGACTTTGCCGTCATCGAAGTTGGATTGGGAGGAAGACTGGATAGTACCAACATCATCACTCCTATCCTATCCGTTATCACGAACATCAGTTTTGACCACACCCAATTCCTCGGGAATACACTCGGCGAGATTGCAGGCGAAAAGGCGGGTATCATCAAGCCACAGATTCCTGTCGTTATTGGCGAATGGAACGAAGAGACCCAACCTGTATTCATCAAGAAAGCCCATGAGCAGAATTCTCCAATCCATTTTGCACATGCAACTGACGCAGACATGAACTTCGAACTGAAAGGCAACTATCAGAAAAAGAACTACTGCACCATATCCACAGCCGTAGAATGCCTGAAGGAAGAAGGAATAGAAATCAAAGATGAAAGCATAAAGAACGGCTTCGAACATGTATGCGAGCTGACAGGCTTACGTGGCAGATGGGAAAAACTCAACGAGCACCCACTCACCATCTGTGATACGGGACATAACCTTGCCGGATGGGAGTATCTGGAACCTCAGATTGCATCCGTCAAAGCCGATACGAAACATATTGTCTTCGGAATGGTTGACGACAAAGATGTAGAGCATGTAATGGGACTATTAGAAAAGTTGCCAAAAGAAAGCACGATTTTCTATTGGACACAGCCATCAACCAAAAGAGCGATTCCTGTAGACAAATTATACGGATACGCGCAAAAGCACAGCTTAAACGGAACATGCTATCAAACTATCGCACAGGCATTTAACAAAGCAAAAGCAAACGCAAAAAAAGATGATTTTATCTTTATTGGCGGATCAAGTTACGTCGTTGCCGATTTGCTATCAGAATCGTTTTAG
- the dnaJ gene encoding molecular chaperone DnaJ, whose product MAKRDYYEVLGVDKSASEDEIKKAYRKIAIKYHPDRNPGNKEAEEKFKEAAEAYEVLHDAQKRQQYDQFGFDGPQGGFGGFGGGASMDMNDIFSMFGDIFGGHGGFSGFGGGGFGGGSQKRVYQGGDLRVRVKLTLQEAATGVTKRFKIRKDVTCSACHGTGCEGGAQPETCPECHGSGYVLKTVRSMFGMMQTQAACTKCGGEGTIIKNKCKECGGDGIVKGEELVEINIPAGVDNDMVVTVEGKGNQGKHNGLYGNLQVMVSVEKNDDFERVGQDLYHNLVLDFATATLGGEVEVPTLDGKTKIKIEPGTQPGKQIRLRGKGMPAIKGYGYGRGDIIVNITVFIPTSLTKEEKDLVVKFKECDNFKADNAEKKSLFESFKNLFKK is encoded by the coding sequence ATGGCTAAGAGAGACTATTATGAGGTGCTGGGCGTAGACAAGTCGGCATCAGAAGACGAAATAAAGAAGGCGTATCGAAAGATAGCCATCAAGTATCATCCAGACCGCAACCCTGGCAACAAAGAGGCGGAAGAGAAATTCAAGGAAGCTGCCGAAGCTTACGAAGTTCTCCACGATGCCCAGAAGCGCCAGCAGTATGACCAGTTTGGTTTCGACGGTCCACAAGGTGGATTCGGCGGATTCGGCGGTGGTGCCAGCATGGACATGAACGACATCTTCTCTATGTTTGGAGATATCTTTGGCGGACACGGCGGTTTCAGCGGCTTTGGTGGCGGCGGATTCGGTGGCGGCTCACAGAAGCGGGTTTACCAGGGTGGCGACCTTCGCGTAAGAGTAAAACTGACTCTTCAGGAAGCAGCAACAGGTGTTACCAAACGCTTCAAGATTCGCAAGGATGTAACTTGCTCTGCATGTCACGGAACAGGTTGCGAAGGTGGTGCCCAGCCAGAAACATGTCCGGAATGTCACGGAAGCGGCTATGTCTTAAAAACGGTGCGCAGTATGTTCGGCATGATGCAAACTCAGGCTGCCTGTACAAAGTGTGGCGGTGAGGGAACTATCATCAAGAACAAATGTAAGGAATGCGGTGGCGACGGAATCGTGAAGGGCGAGGAACTCGTAGAAATCAATATCCCTGCAGGTGTCGACAACGATATGGTTGTTACCGTTGAAGGAAAGGGTAACCAAGGCAAGCACAATGGTCTCTACGGAAACCTACAGGTAATGGTAAGCGTAGAAAAGAACGATGATTTCGAGCGTGTTGGTCAGGACTTATACCATAATCTTGTTCTTGACTTTGCAACTGCCACTTTGGGTGGCGAGGTAGAAGTCCCTACCTTGGATGGCAAGACGAAGATCAAAATAGAACCTGGCACACAACCTGGCAAACAGATCCGTTTGCGTGGCAAAGGTATGCCGGCTATTAAGGGATATGGTTATGGCCGTGGTGATATTATCGTCAATATTACCGTTTTCATCCCTACCTCTCTGACCAAAGAAGAAAAGGATCTTGTTGTGAAATTCAAGGAATGCGATAATTTCAAAGCAGATAATGCAGAGAAGAAATCTCTCTTTGAAAGTTTCAAGAATCTCTTTAAAAAATAA
- a CDS encoding nucleotide exchange factor GrpE, which translates to MSKEKEINIEDGNVQETVQNENNEQTTQNENTEENQNTDNKAEEGDNNTDAADKKAEEIDPLTKAQQEVEELKKQLLYKTAEFENYRKRTLKEKAELILNGGEKTVAAILPILDDFERAIADKSEDPKAIKEGVQMIFNKFVKTLEGLGVKKIETNDKDFDVDFHEAIAMVPGMGDDKKGKIIDCVQTGYTMNDKVIRHAKVAVGQ; encoded by the coding sequence ATGTCAAAAGAAAAAGAAATCAATATAGAGGACGGAAACGTTCAGGAGACTGTTCAGAATGAAAATAATGAGCAGACAACTCAAAATGAAAATACTGAGGAAAATCAGAATACTGACAACAAGGCAGAAGAAGGTGACAACAATACAGACGCTGCTGACAAGAAGGCAGAAGAGATTGATCCTTTAACAAAAGCACAGCAAGAGGTAGAGGAACTCAAGAAACAGTTGCTCTATAAGACTGCTGAGTTTGAGAATTACCGCAAGCGTACCCTCAAAGAGAAAGCAGAACTGATTTTGAATGGCGGCGAGAAGACTGTAGCTGCTATTCTGCCTATTCTCGACGACTTTGAGCGTGCCATCGCTGACAAGAGCGAAGACCCTAAGGCTATCAAGGAAGGTGTTCAGATGATTTTCAACAAGTTCGTAAAGACACTCGAAGGTCTTGGCGTAAAGAAGATTGAAACCAACGACAAGGATTTCGATGTAGATTTCCACGAGGCTATTGCTATGGTTCCGGGAATGGGCGATGACAAGAAGGGAAAGATCATTGACTGCGTCCAGACAGGTTATACGATGAACGACAAGGTGATTCGCCATGCTAAGGTAGCTGTAGGTCAGTAA
- a CDS encoding ABC-F family ATP-binding cassette domain-containing protein: MITVQNLAIQFGKRVLYKDVNLKFTHGNIYGIIGANGAGKSTFLRAISGDLEPNKGTVEMGPGERLSVLEQDHFKYDDFRVMDTVLMGHQPLWENMKERERLYAKPEMTEEDGNLAAELELKFAEMNGWEAESNAAQLLQNLGVKEDRHDKLVGELSNTEKVRVMLAKALFGNPDNLLLDEPTNDLDLDTVEWLEDYLSNIEQTVLVVSHDRHFLDAVSTQTVDIDFGKITMFAGNYSFWYESSQLALRQAQNQKMKAEEKKKQLEEFIRRFSANVAKSKQTTSRKKMLEKLNVEEIRPSSRKYPGIIFQMDREPGNQILEVEGLKACDEDGTVLFDNVNFNIEKGEKVVFLSHNPKAMTALFEIINGNRKADAGDYKWGVTITTAYLPLDNTEFFQSDKNLVDWLSQYGPGNEVAMKGYLGRMLFSGEEVLKKVNVLSGGEKMRCMIARMQLQNANCLILDTPTNHLDLESIQAFNNNLVGFKGNILFSSHDHEFINTVANRIIELTPSGTIDKLMSYDEYIYDEAIKEQKAKMYGF; the protein is encoded by the coding sequence ATGATTACAGTACAAAATCTTGCGATCCAATTCGGAAAGAGAGTGCTTTACAAGGATGTAAACCTCAAGTTCACTCATGGTAATATTTATGGTATCATCGGTGCTAACGGTGCCGGAAAATCTACTTTCCTCCGCGCTATCAGCGGCGACCTTGAACCAAACAAGGGTACAGTAGAAATGGGACCAGGCGAGCGACTTTCTGTCTTGGAACAGGACCACTTCAAATATGACGATTTCCGCGTGATGGATACCGTTCTGATGGGCCATCAGCCATTATGGGAAAACATGAAGGAGCGTGAGCGCCTCTATGCTAAGCCAGAAATGACAGAAGAAGATGGTAACCTCGCTGCTGAGCTGGAGCTCAAGTTTGCAGAAATGAATGGTTGGGAGGCTGAAAGCAATGCCGCACAACTTCTGCAAAACCTCGGCGTAAAGGAAGACCGCCACGACAAACTCGTAGGTGAACTCTCTAATACAGAGAAGGTGCGCGTGATGCTGGCTAAGGCACTCTTCGGCAACCCAGACAACCTCCTTCTCGATGAGCCTACCAACGATCTCGACCTCGACACAGTTGAGTGGTTGGAAGACTATCTCAGCAACATTGAACAGACCGTACTCGTAGTATCTCACGACCGTCACTTCCTCGATGCAGTAAGTACCCAGACCGTAGATATCGACTTCGGTAAGATTACTATGTTTGCAGGTAACTACTCTTTCTGGTACGAGAGTTCTCAGTTGGCTCTCCGCCAGGCTCAGAACCAGAAGATGAAGGCTGAAGAGAAGAAGAAGCAGTTGGAAGAATTCATCCGCCGATTCTCAGCTAACGTTGCTAAGAGTAAGCAGACTACATCCCGCAAGAAGATGCTGGAGAAACTGAACGTTGAAGAAATCCGTCCATCAAGCCGTAAATACCCAGGCATCATCTTCCAGATGGACCGTGAGCCAGGTAACCAGATTCTGGAGGTAGAGGGACTGAAAGCATGCGACGAAGACGGAACAGTGCTCTTCGACAATGTAAACTTCAACATAGAAAAGGGCGAGAAGGTAGTGTTCCTCTCTCACAACCCTAAAGCGATGACCGCACTCTTCGAAATCATCAACGGCAACCGAAAGGCTGACGCAGGTGACTACAAGTGGGGTGTTACTATCACAACAGCTTATCTCCCACTCGATAATACAGAATTCTTCCAGAGCGACAAGAATCTGGTAGATTGGTTGAGCCAGTATGGTCCAGGTAACGAAGTTGCCATGAAGGGCTACCTCGGAAGAATGCTCTTCAGCGGCGAAGAAGTACTGAAGAAGGTAAATGTCCTCTCCGGAGGTGAGAAGATGAGATGTATGATTGCACGCATGCAGTTGCAGAACGCCAACTGCCTGATTCTTGATACACCAACCAACCACTTGGACCTGGAGAGTATTCAGGCATTCAACAACAACCTGGTAGGTTTCAAGGGCAATATCCTCTTCTCTAGCCACGACCACGAATTCATCAACACCGTGGCAAACCGCATCATCGAGCTCACTCCATCAGGCACCATCGACAAGCTCATGTCTTATGATGAGTATATCTACGATGAAGCTATCAAGGAGCAGAAGGCTAAGATGTACGGATTCTAA
- a CDS encoding RluA family pseudouridine synthase, with amino-acid sequence MRQQNRKGNFNKHTNNAYGYGNPNEYEHYKVEKPAPLLEWLMENVKGPSKTKVKQTLQGRGIKVNGKTITQFDYALKPGMKVSVSKTKKNQEVFKSRYLKIVYEDRYLIVVEKNIGILSMAAGHSTLNVKTVLDDYFHKTRQNCQAHVVHRLDRDTSGLMIYAKDKQTELALEDDWHHNVYDRRYVALVSGEMEEDEGTVANWLKDNKAYITYSSDTDNGGKYAVTHFHTLERTTAHSLVEFKLETGRKNQIRVHTADMGHPVCGDIKYGNGDDPCQRLCLHAYVLCFYHPVTHQPMEFETPIPAEFRRALKNDR; translated from the coding sequence ATGAGACAACAAAATAGAAAAGGAAATTTTAATAAGCATACCAATAATGCTTATGGCTACGGAAACCCTAATGAATATGAGCATTACAAGGTAGAAAAACCTGCTCCGTTGCTGGAATGGCTGATGGAGAATGTGAAGGGACCTAGCAAGACTAAGGTGAAGCAGACTCTGCAGGGTAGGGGAATCAAGGTGAATGGCAAAACCATTACCCAGTTTGATTATGCCCTGAAGCCGGGTATGAAGGTGAGTGTGAGCAAGACAAAGAAGAATCAGGAGGTATTTAAAAGCAGATACCTTAAGATTGTTTATGAAGACAGATATCTGATTGTTGTCGAGAAAAACATCGGTATCTTGAGTATGGCTGCCGGTCATTCTACTCTGAATGTGAAAACGGTGCTTGATGATTATTTTCATAAGACTCGCCAGAACTGCCAGGCGCATGTAGTACACCGACTTGACCGTGATACATCGGGCTTGATGATTTATGCCAAGGATAAGCAGACGGAACTGGCTTTGGAGGATGATTGGCATCATAATGTGTACGACCGCAGATATGTGGCTCTGGTTTCCGGAGAGATGGAAGAAGATGAAGGTACCGTTGCCAACTGGCTGAAAGATAACAAGGCTTATATTACTTACAGTAGTGATACGGATAATGGCGGCAAGTATGCTGTTACCCATTTCCATACATTAGAGCGTACAACGGCTCATTCTCTGGTGGAGTTCAAACTTGAAACGGGCCGTAAGAATCAGATTCGTGTTCATACAGCCGATATGGGGCATCCGGTGTGTGGTGACATCAAGTATGGTAATGGTGATGATCCATGCCAGCGCTTGTGCCTGCATGCCTATGTGCTGTGTTTCTATCATCCCGTAACGCATCAGCCTATGGAATTTGAAACTCCGATACCGGCTGAATTCCGCAGGGCATTAAAGAATGATCGTTAA
- a CDS encoding sulfate transporter translates to MNDFGYYALALVVLVVGLFVLKKVATCMIKAMVAVVMIAVLAVLYWLFC, encoded by the coding sequence ATGAATGATTTTGGATATTATGCGCTGGCATTGGTAGTCCTTGTTGTAGGACTGTTTGTCTTAAAGAAGGTGGCTACCTGCATGATTAAAGCAATGGTAGCTGTTGTTATGATAGCCGTGCTGGCAGTTCTTTACTGGCTCTTCTGTTGA